Genomic segment of Vulpes vulpes isolate BD-2025 chromosome 16, VulVul3, whole genome shotgun sequence:
CGTTATAACATGAACGTGGGTTCATGTTGTAACAATGGAGAAGTGGGTACCATACCAGAGGAGTAAAGCCAGGGACAAACATTAGCTACTGGGAACAGCTGAGGCAGGGTCCAAGAAGCCATTCTATATTCTGAGAGCGGAGCAAGAAGAGCTTAACCCCAACTCCTCTGTTCATGGATTGCCCCAGCGCCGATGGTCTTCTTGTCTGGCCAGGCTGTAGGAGtggtccctgcccccagcctcaggCCATTCTAATCAACCAGTTGTTGATAGTGGTTGTGTGGtgtgtggggtgagggaggaTAGTTCTCCCTCTCATCTTCTTGACATTCCCCTCCAACCGGGACCACCCCAAAGAAGCCTACAAGAGAAGTAAAAACTGTGTGCTTGTTGTCCAAACGCAGCTTAAGGACAGccctccacctccttcccacCAGATCACTCCCCCCAATCCCTCctaagtgtgtgtgggggtgctcTTACCAGGCCGGCCTACAGTGGACTCCTTCTGAAGTCtctactataaaaagaaaaaaccctctgCTCTTTATTTATGTCCAAGGAAGTTGGAAGCTTTCAAAGATGATCTACTAGGGAATTTAAGGGATAAACAAGTGGACACAcatgcaagaaaatgaaaagaacaaaaatagtcATCCATGTGGAGAGTTCAGAGAGAGAACTCTTAACTCCACCTTCATGTCTGATACCTCTGCTTGGACATCTGGGTCCTGGGAGGCTCTGATCCCCTGTGGTCCCTTGATATCATCTATTACCCATATATGGATGTGGGCAGGGCTCAGAGAGGAGGCATGTGGTGACAAGGCTTCCCTATTTCCCTTTATTCATCAAGGTTCTTCGAACTGTTAAGTCATTCTGGTCTCTGAGCTCCAGGCTTTTACAGTTGGACACACCTAGCCAGTGCCTCAGGTAGGAAGCCATTTCTGTTGCCAGGACTATCCTTGGGGAGGGAGACTTGGTTTgactatattttagaaaatgcatccatttctctgGGACCTGAAGATTTCTGCTCACTTggcttcctgcctcctcccttgtGACCACTTATTCAATTCTGATCTCATACATGGCTGTAGTTGGTAACAAGGGGGGACACAGTCTTGTCACCTCCTCCTTTCACACCTCTCCATTTTTGTTGGGGAAGAGGCTTAAGTTTCCCCAATCTGCTGTTTATTGCTTTGCCCTCAAATGCAGTCTTCTATAAAAATTCAGTATCTGCAGACAGAAAAAACATACTAATGTGTGAATCAGAATGATAGAACCTCAGGCCTGAGAGCAGCTAAGGGGTTATATATGCTGCCTCCCTCCacttgcagatgagaaaacagaaatctatAAAGGTAAAACAACCCACTGAAAGTCATGCAGGTTATTATTGATAAATAAGGATAGAGCGAGGACTGATACCAGATATCCTTATTTCCAGTCTTGGTAACTTCCCAAAGATCTTCATATTGTTTTCTGGAGAGCCTGGGAGTTTTGGGGGAGTCACCTTAACAGCTGTTTGGGTAGAAATAGCAGGACCTCCTTCTTCCCAGCAGATGAGTTTTTGTTGGTTTTACGTGTTGGTCTTTTGGTGTGGTTTtgctccagtaaagtgtttcacGATTTAGAAAGATATTCGAACACTGCTGATGGCTCTGTGGATGTTTAGGGGGTGATAACAGGGTATAAAAGATTCCCTCAAATGATGATGCTATGAACTCGACCTCTAAAGAAGCTCAAAATAGATAAGAGAAGGAAGGGATCTCCTGTTGCCAAACCAGCAGAAAAGCAGAAGATATCCCAGTAACTGTTCTTACATCCTTGATTGAGTGACTTTAATCTGAGTTACTAAatcacatttctttcctttgaatcTTTCAACTAGATTGAACCATGACTGTCTTTATGATAAATATGTGGAACGTTACGGATTGGTGGGAGTCGGGTGAGGATGAATTTGGAGACATCACTGGCACACCACCCACAGAAATATATAGTCCCTGTAAGATAGACACTGAGACAGTCAACAAGTATGCCGTGGTCGTCATCTATGCCTTGGTCTTTGTGCTGAGCCTGCTGGGAAACTCCCTAGTCATACTGGTTGTCTTATACAGTCAGATCGGCCACTCTGTCACCGACGTCTACCTGCTGAACCTGGCCATAGCTGACCTGCTCTTCGCCCTGACCTTGCCTATGTGGGCTGTCTCCAAGGTAAAGGGCTGGATCTTTGGCACACCCCTGTGCAAGATCGTCTCGCTCCTGAAGGAAGTCAACTTCTACAGTGGTATTCTCCTACTGGCCTGCATCAGCATGGACCGCTACCTGGCCATTGTCCATGCCACCCGCAGGCTGACCCAGAAGAGGCACTGGGTCAAGTTCATATGCTTAGGCATCTGggccctgtccctcctcctgtccctgcccATCTTCGTCTTCCGCAGGGCCATCAATCCCCCCTACTCCAGCCCAGTCTGCTACGAGGACATAGGTGCCAATACAACAAAATTGCGGATAGTGATGCGGGTCCTGCCCCAGACCTTTGGCTTCATTGTGCCCCTGATGATCATGCTGTTCTGCTATGGGCTCACCCTGCACACCCTGTTTAAGACCCACATGGGACAGAAGCACCGGGCCATGCGGGTCATCTTTGCTGTCGT
This window contains:
- the LOC112922479 gene encoding C-X-C chemokine receptor type 2-like → MTVFMINMWNVTDWWESGEDEFGDITGTPPTEIYSPCKIDTETVNKYAVVVIYALVFVLSLLGNSLVILVVLYSQIGHSVTDVYLLNLAIADLLFALTLPMWAVSKVKGWIFGTPLCKIVSLLKEVNFYSGILLLACISMDRYLAIVHATRRLTQKRHWVKFICLGIWALSLLLSLPIFVFRRAINPPYSSPVCYEDIGANTTKLRIVMRVLPQTFGFIVPLMIMLFCYGLTLHTLFKTHMGQKHRAMRVIFAVVLVFLLCWLPYNLVLVADTLMRFHAIEETCQRRSDIGRALDATEILGFFHSCLNPLIYAFIGQKFRHGLLKIMAFHGLISKEYLPKDSRPSFVGSSSANTSTTF